A single genomic interval of Falco cherrug isolate bFalChe1 chromosome 8, bFalChe1.pri, whole genome shotgun sequence harbors:
- the LOC102058237 gene encoding carnosine N-methyltransferase 2 isoform X1: protein MDPAPEMKRTRFPSMNFEAEILTAPHDNSELYMIPSMRSLTAEEYVEAFNSFLAHSTEHQCMDKFNMEEMPNIMAGLGNGKSTVNVLGVGSGTGEQDLKMIRILQAAHPGVLIDNEIIEPNPQHVAAYKELVNQAPDLQNVSFIWHQLTSSEYEQKVKEEGIQKKFDFIHMIQMLYRVEDIPNTIKFYHSCLDHHGKLLIIILSDSSGWASLWKKYRHCLPSTDSGHYITSSGITDVLERLGVEYHVYEFPSGWDITECFIEGDPAGGCMMDFLTGTKNFLGTAPLGLRRQLQEALCQPECSSKKDGRIIFSNNLSMIVVESWSRDQLQKPS from the exons ATGGACCCAGCCCCGGAGATGAAGAG GACTAGGTTCCCCAGCATGAACTTTGAAGCAGAGATTCTGACAGCTCCACACGATAATTCAG AGCTATATATGATCCCTTCCATGAGAAGTCTCACGGCTGAGGAGTATGTAGAGGCCTTTAATTCATTTTTGGCACATTCAACAGAGCACCAGTGCATGGACAAGTTCAACATGGAAGAAATGCCCAACATCATGGCTGG TCTCGGCAATGGAAAATCAACGGTAAATGTTCTGGGAGTCGGCAGCGGCACAG GTGAACAGGATTTGAAAATGATCAGGATACTGCAGGCTGCGCACCCAGGGGTCCTTATTGATAACGAGATCATAGAGCCCAACCCACAGCATGTGGCAGCTTACAAAG aactggTGAATCAAGCTCCAGACCTGCAGAACGTCTCTTTTATTTGGCACCAGCTCACTTCCTCAGAGTACGAACAAAAGGTGAAAGAGGAAGGCATTCAGAAGAAATTTGACTTCATCCATATGATCCAG ATGCTGTACCGTGTGGAGGATATTCCCAATACTATAAAGTTTTACCACAGCTGCCTCGACCATCATGGTAAACTCTTGATCATAATTTTATCAG ACAGTAGCGGATGGGCCAGCTTGTGGAAGAAGTACAGACACTGCTTGCCTTCCACGGACAGCGGCCACTACATCACCTCCAGTGGCATCACGGACGTTTTGGAGAGACTTGGTGTTGAATACCACGTTTATGAATTCCCATCGGGCTGGGATATCACAGAGTGCTTTATCGAGGGGGACCCTGCTGGAGGCTGCATGATGGATTTCCTGACGGGGACAAAAAATTTCTTGGGCACAGCTCCACTGGGTCTGCGGcggcagctgcaggaggctcTCTGCCAGCCTGAGTGCAGCAGCAAAAAGGACGGGAGGATCATCTTTAGCAACAACTTGAGTATGATTGTGGTTGAATCCTGGAGTCGGGACCAGCTGCAGAAGCCCAGTTAG
- the LOC102058237 gene encoding carnosine N-methyltransferase 2 isoform X2, whose translation MIPSMRSLTAEEYVEAFNSFLAHSTEHQCMDKFNMEEMPNIMAGLGNGKSTVNVLGVGSGTGEQDLKMIRILQAAHPGVLIDNEIIEPNPQHVAAYKELVNQAPDLQNVSFIWHQLTSSEYEQKVKEEGIQKKFDFIHMIQMLYRVEDIPNTIKFYHSCLDHHGKLLIIILSDSSGWASLWKKYRHCLPSTDSGHYITSSGITDVLERLGVEYHVYEFPSGWDITECFIEGDPAGGCMMDFLTGTKNFLGTAPLGLRRQLQEALCQPECSSKKDGRIIFSNNLSMIVVESWSRDQLQKPS comes from the exons ATGATCCCTTCCATGAGAAGTCTCACGGCTGAGGAGTATGTAGAGGCCTTTAATTCATTTTTGGCACATTCAACAGAGCACCAGTGCATGGACAAGTTCAACATGGAAGAAATGCCCAACATCATGGCTGG TCTCGGCAATGGAAAATCAACGGTAAATGTTCTGGGAGTCGGCAGCGGCACAG GTGAACAGGATTTGAAAATGATCAGGATACTGCAGGCTGCGCACCCAGGGGTCCTTATTGATAACGAGATCATAGAGCCCAACCCACAGCATGTGGCAGCTTACAAAG aactggTGAATCAAGCTCCAGACCTGCAGAACGTCTCTTTTATTTGGCACCAGCTCACTTCCTCAGAGTACGAACAAAAGGTGAAAGAGGAAGGCATTCAGAAGAAATTTGACTTCATCCATATGATCCAG ATGCTGTACCGTGTGGAGGATATTCCCAATACTATAAAGTTTTACCACAGCTGCCTCGACCATCATGGTAAACTCTTGATCATAATTTTATCAG ACAGTAGCGGATGGGCCAGCTTGTGGAAGAAGTACAGACACTGCTTGCCTTCCACGGACAGCGGCCACTACATCACCTCCAGTGGCATCACGGACGTTTTGGAGAGACTTGGTGTTGAATACCACGTTTATGAATTCCCATCGGGCTGGGATATCACAGAGTGCTTTATCGAGGGGGACCCTGCTGGAGGCTGCATGATGGATTTCCTGACGGGGACAAAAAATTTCTTGGGCACAGCTCCACTGGGTCTGCGGcggcagctgcaggaggctcTCTGCCAGCCTGAGTGCAGCAGCAAAAAGGACGGGAGGATCATCTTTAGCAACAACTTGAGTATGATTGTGGTTGAATCCTGGAGTCGGGACCAGCTGCAGAAGCCCAGTTAG
- the LOC102058237 gene encoding carnosine N-methyltransferase 2 isoform X3 has translation MDPAPEMKRTRFPSMNFEAEILTAPHDNSELYMIPSMRSLTAEEYVEAFNSFLAHSTEHQCMDKFNMEEMPNIMAGLGNGKSTVNVLGVGSGTELVNQAPDLQNVSFIWHQLTSSEYEQKVKEEGIQKKFDFIHMIQMLYRVEDIPNTIKFYHSCLDHHGKLLIIILSDSSGWASLWKKYRHCLPSTDSGHYITSSGITDVLERLGVEYHVYEFPSGWDITECFIEGDPAGGCMMDFLTGTKNFLGTAPLGLRRQLQEALCQPECSSKKDGRIIFSNNLSMIVVESWSRDQLQKPS, from the exons ATGGACCCAGCCCCGGAGATGAAGAG GACTAGGTTCCCCAGCATGAACTTTGAAGCAGAGATTCTGACAGCTCCACACGATAATTCAG AGCTATATATGATCCCTTCCATGAGAAGTCTCACGGCTGAGGAGTATGTAGAGGCCTTTAATTCATTTTTGGCACATTCAACAGAGCACCAGTGCATGGACAAGTTCAACATGGAAGAAATGCCCAACATCATGGCTGG TCTCGGCAATGGAAAATCAACGGTAAATGTTCTGGGAGTCGGCAGCGGCACAG aactggTGAATCAAGCTCCAGACCTGCAGAACGTCTCTTTTATTTGGCACCAGCTCACTTCCTCAGAGTACGAACAAAAGGTGAAAGAGGAAGGCATTCAGAAGAAATTTGACTTCATCCATATGATCCAG ATGCTGTACCGTGTGGAGGATATTCCCAATACTATAAAGTTTTACCACAGCTGCCTCGACCATCATGGTAAACTCTTGATCATAATTTTATCAG ACAGTAGCGGATGGGCCAGCTTGTGGAAGAAGTACAGACACTGCTTGCCTTCCACGGACAGCGGCCACTACATCACCTCCAGTGGCATCACGGACGTTTTGGAGAGACTTGGTGTTGAATACCACGTTTATGAATTCCCATCGGGCTGGGATATCACAGAGTGCTTTATCGAGGGGGACCCTGCTGGAGGCTGCATGATGGATTTCCTGACGGGGACAAAAAATTTCTTGGGCACAGCTCCACTGGGTCTGCGGcggcagctgcaggaggctcTCTGCCAGCCTGAGTGCAGCAGCAAAAAGGACGGGAGGATCATCTTTAGCAACAACTTGAGTATGATTGTGGTTGAATCCTGGAGTCGGGACCAGCTGCAGAAGCCCAGTTAG